The genomic segment ATTGTGGACAACCTTAGACAACAAGATTCCGTTCTGGGCTTTTGTTGTTGTGTTCGGTACGGTATATGGTATCGTGCTCAACTTCTACCGTTGTCCTACCAGATACCTCAACGTAGAGGATACTTCGAAACTGGTAGTAGCACCAGCCGACGGAAAGATTGTGGTGATAGAAGAGGTGGAGAATGCTCCCTACTTCGGTGACCGCCGCCTGATGATTTCCATCTTCATGAGCCTCTGGAATGTTCATGCCAACTGGTTTCCGGTAGACGGAAAGGTGAAATTCGTGAAGCATGTTGACGGCAACTACCACAAGGCATGGCTGCCTAAGGCTAGCGAGGAAAACGAGCATGCCGACGTGATGATTACCACACCTGCGGGAGTGGATGTACTCTGCCGACAGATTGCCGGTGCAGTAGCACGCCGCATCGTAACCTATGCCAAGGAAGGGGAAGAATGCTTCATCGACGAGCACCTGGGATTCATCAAGCTGGGTTCACGCGTGGATGTCTACCTGCCTGTAGGTACAGAAGTATGCGTAAAGATGGGACAGTCAACTACTGGCGACCAGACCATCATCGCTAAATTGAAATAACATATTGACAGATAGAGGGCAAGCCGGAACATACTTCAGGCTTTCACTCTATCATAATATACTGGAAAGAAATGAGTATCAAGAAACATATTCCAAATACGATAACCTGCTGCAACCTGGTTTCGGGCTGCATCGCAACATCGTTTGCCTTCGGCGGTAACCCAAAGATGGCATTGTTATGGATTATCATCGGAGCCGTATTCGACTTCTTTGACGGCATGAGCGCCCGCCTGCTGCACGTTTCATCGCCAATAGGCAAGGAGCTTGATTCGCTGGCAGATGACGTAACCTTCGGTGTGGCTCCTGCCACCATCGTATTCTCACAACTCTTTGTGATGGAATATCCGGGTTTTCTGGAGCCTTTGCGCCCATGGCTGCCTTACGCAGCCTTCATCATCGCAGCCTTCTCGGCATTGCGACTGGCTAAGTTTAATCTTGATGAGCGCCAGACTACCTCTTTCATCGGTGTTCCTACACCAGCCAACGCCCTGTTCTGGGGTTCGCTGATTGTGTTCAATCCAAGCTGGCTCGAAGGATATGCGTGGTCGGTATTCATCATTCTGGCTCTGATTCTCATCACCAGCTATCTGCTGGTTTGCGAGATGCCTCTTTTCGCCTTGAAGTTCAAGCAGTGGGGGTTCAAGGGCAATGAGGTGAAATATGGCTTTGCCGCGCTCACCCTCATCATCCTCGCTACTTCGGTAGCACTTGATGGTCTGACCGGTTTCCTCACCGGCTGGTGGCTTGTCATCGTGGCATACGTCATCATCTCGGCGATTATTTATCTGAAGAAGAAATAAGAAGAATTCCCCGATTTTAAGTTGATTATTGGGATATTTTTTAAAACTGTTGTTTGAAAAAAAAGTTGTTTAAAAAAAGAATGCGGCTAGATGTGAATCCAGTCGCATTTGCTTTTTCTACCTGCTGAGAGAGGGTTAGTTGTGTACGAGCGTACCGATCTCTTCACCATCCATCACCTTCTTGAGGTTACCTACAACATCCATATTGAACACGTAGATAGGAAGGTTGTTTTCCTTACACATGGTGGTAGCAGTCAAATCCATTACCTTCAAGCCCTTGGTATAAATCTCATCATAGGTAATGTCCTTGAACTTGGTAGCTGTAGGATCCTTCTCTGGGTCGGCGGTATAGATGCCGTCTACACGGGTACCCTTGAGCATCACGTCAGCCTCGATTTCGATACCACGGAGAGAAGAACCGGTATCGGTAGTGAAGTATGGACTACCTGTACCTGCAGAGAAGATGCAGATATAGCCTGCCTCCATCGCCTCAATCGCCTTCCACTTGGTATAGAATTCACCGATAGGCTCCATGCGGATGGCAGTAAGCACCTTGTTCTTAACGCCCAAGGCTCCGAGTGCGCTGCTCAATGCCAGGGAATTGATAACGGTAGCACACATCCCCATCTGGTCGCCCTTGACACGGTCGAAACCCTTCTGGCTTCCACTCAAACCGCGGAAGATGTTACCACCACCAATCACAATGCCTATCTGAACGCCCATCTCATGGACCTCCTTTATCTGCTTAGCATAATCACTCAGGCGCTCTGGGTCGATGCCGAAGCTCTGCTTGCCCATCAGACTCTCGCCGCTCAATTTCAAAAGAATTCTTTTAAACTTTGCCATTTTATTTTAATTTACAATTTACAGTTAACAGTTTATAGGGCGTAGCCTCCTATTAACTATTAACTATTAACTAGGAACTTGATTTCTCCGAATGCATACGAGCGTATCACTCCCTTCTTGTCATGAAGGATGAGATGACCATCGTCCTCCACCTCAACGAAAGCACCCTCGAACTTACCGTCCTTATCCTCATACCAATGGTAACCCTTGCGACGGTAGAGCGAAAGATGATAGATGCCCGACACATCCATATAGTCGGCACGACGCAGAAGTTCGTAGTATTTGCAGAAAGACTCTATCACCTTCTGCAGCACCTCTTCCCTATCCACCTCATGTCCCAGAATCTGAGCCAGAGATACAGGGTTGGGCGCATCGCTGTGGAACTCAGTCTGATTGACATCAATGCCGATACCGAAGATGCAGCGCTTGATGCCCTTGGAGTCGATGACAGTCTCTATCAGCGTGCCACTAATCTTCTTGTCATACCAGTACACATCATTCGGCCATTTCAGCGTAATGCCGCCCGTATAGGAATCAAGAGCGTCCTTCACGGCGAGCGCACCAGCCTCGGAAAGGAGGAACTGCTGGCGCAAAGGTACCCACTTAGGACACATCATCATACTGAAGAGGAGGTTCTTACCCGGCTCACTCTCCCAGGTATGCACGCCCTGTCCCCTGCCCGATGTCTGATAATCAGCAATGGCAATGGTCAGCGCATCTTCATCGTAAGTATCCAAATTCTTCAGGAAGGCATTCGTGGAATCCACTTCCTGTAATCGTATAATCTTCTTTTCCATGTCTATATAATAATGTATAGCGAATCACAACGGGTTATCCAATCAGCAACGGGTTGAAGGCATCCACAAGATGCTCGATGCGTTTCACCTGATGCCCTACCCCTACCACGGTAACAATATCAAAGCGAAGTTCTTTTCCCACCTTCTGTTCCTTGACGTAAGTATTGGCGGCTATTGCCAGATTACGCATCTTCCTGGCATCTACGGCTTCCTCGGGCTGCTGGTATTCTTCACCCGAACGGGTCTTGACCTCTACCACAACCAGCGTCTTACCATCTGGCGAAACGGCAAGGATATCCAGATCCCGCTTGCCGGCTTTCCAGTCTCTGTCGATGACAACATAGCCTTCATTCTCGAGATAGAGAGTAGCCTCGTCTTCTCCCCATTTGCCTAATTCATTATGCTCTGCCATAGTCTATTTCCTTTATTTTGCATCAAAAGATGCTTTTACCTTGCAAAAATAATAAAAAAAGTCCACACTTCAAACTTTTTTATGTAATTTTGCACGAAAAACAATGGAAGATATTAAGAATAAAGACGAAGCATACATGCGCCGTGCCCTGATGGAGGCTCAGGCGGCATTCGATGAAGACGAGATTCCGGTAGGCGCCATCATCGTTTGTAAAGACCGGATCATATCGCGTGCCCACAATCTTACGGAGATGCTGACCGATGTTACGGCTCATGCCGAAATGCAGGCCATTACTTCGGGAGCCAACATGCTGGGAGGAAAATACCTGAAAGACTGTACCCTCTACGTTACGGTAGAGCCCTGCGTGATGTGCGCCGGAGCGCTGGGATGGGCACAGATCAGCCGCGTGGTATATGGTGCCAGCGACGAGAAAAGGGGGTATACAAAATATGCGCCCGATGCACTGCATCCTAAGACGACAGTTACATCGGGCGTATTGGAAGATGAGTGCCGCGCACTCATGCAGGATTTCTTTCAGAGAAAGAGATAATTACTTAACGAGCACTACAAGATACTTGCTGGTGCTCCAGAAAATCTGTGGATTGGTGATGCGGAGAGTATACTGCTTATTGGCATCACGTACCAATGCATAAGAACTGGATGGGTGGGTAGTGAGCAACTTAGCCGACTTTGACATCAACTTGATTTCAGAAATGTTGCGGATATCAACCTTGGTGAAATAACTCTTGTTGAAATTACCGGTCATTACCTTACCATCTTCCATGATATGCTGCTCCTTCAACTCCTTCTTGGTACCGAATACGTACCAGGCAGTGTTGAGCTGCTTGTCCTGTGCATTGATTGTCTCTGTCTTCTGGCTGCTTTCAGTAGTAAGACGAGAGGTCTTTGTATTCAGATTGTTGATAGTCTCGTCGAGCGCTGCAATATGAATATCCTTCTTATCCAACTCCTCGCGAAGCGTCTGGAGTTCCTTATCCTTCTGGGCAATCTGCTTCTGCAGGTTTGCGATGGCCTTCTTCAACTGATCAGCCTGCAAAGAACTGTTAGCCATCTGCTTCTGCAGTTTAGCCAGAAGTTCGCGGTTCTGCTGCATACGGGTAGCGATGAACTGTACATCCTCCTTAAGCTGCTGTGTCTTGCTGGCACCCTCGCTGTTCTTCAGAATAGTTACTCTGTGTTCAGCCTCACTAATCTGGTTCAAACCGTCCTGGATTTCATTCAATGTACCCATCATATCGTTAATTTCGCTATCTTTCTGAGCGATGATACTATTCAGCGAATCATTCTGCTGATTTGCCAAATCCTGGGTGTTGTTCTTGCCGTTGTTGCAACTGGTCAAGCAAAAAGCAGCTAAACATGCCGCAAATAATAGCTTTTTCATAATCATTTTCTTTTTTAATGTTTGATTTAAAAAATTATCTTTTCGCGTAAAACGCGTCGCTTCCTATACATTATTCATTACTGTCTTCATCCCTGCGAGCCCCGTTTTTCTTCTGCCGGCGCTCTTCACGCTTCTTTTCCTTCATCTCCTCCTTGAGCTGTTTAGGATCTTTTCCTGCCAATACGATGACAAATTCGCCCCTTGGTTCTGTCTCCTCAAAATGAGCGATAACCTCGGCAAGCGTACCCCTCACACTCTCCTCGTGGAGTTTGGATATTTCACGACAACAGCTCACCTGTCTATCATCCCCGAAAACCTCGGCAAACTGCTGCAAGGTTTTCACCACACGATAAGGCGACTCATAGAAAATCATGGTGCGCACCTCATCCTTCAATGATTCAAGATAGGTCTGTCTGCCCTTTTTCTGCGGAATGAATCCTTCGAAGCAGAAACGGTCGCATGGCAAACCCGATGAAACGATGGCCGGTATGCATGCCGTAGGTCCAGGCAAAGTCTGCACCGTGATGCCTGCCTTGGCTGCCTCGCGGGCGAGGTAAAAACCAGGATCGCTGATACCCGGTGTTCCGGCATCGCTGATCAAGGCAATGGTTTCGCCACCCTTCAGTCGCTCTACGATGGCAGAAGATGTGCCATGTTCGTTAAACTTATGGTGAGCCACTAATCGATTTCTGATATCGAAATGCTTCAGCAGAACACTCGATGTTCGAGTGTCCTCAGCGAGTACCAAATCCGCTTCTTTCAGTATGCGAATGGCTCGCATTGTCATGTCCTCCATGTTACCAACTGGAGTCGGAACGATGTATAATGTGCCCATACTGACCGCAAATGTAGTTAATTAATCTTTCTTAGCAAAAAAAAAACGCATTTCTTTGCATTTTTTAAAACCTTATTATTAATTTTGCCCCCGAAATGACAGAAAATCTAATTGGGGAGGCACACCGTCCCGGAAGAATTGAAGTGGTGTGCGGATCGATGTTCTCCGGAAAAACAGAGGAATTGATCCGAAGAATGAAGCGTGCGAAGTTCGCCAAGCAGAAGGTGGAAATCTTTAAGCCGGCGCTTGACACTCGTTACTCCGAGGAAGATGTAGTGAGCCATGATCAGAACTCTATCCGGTCTACTCCTATTGAGTCCTCTGGATCGATACTGCTATTGGCTTCTGATATCGACGTGGTGGGTATCGATGAAGCCCAGTTCCTGGACAATGGGCTCGTAGAGGTATGCAACGAACTCGCCAACCGTGGCGTGAGAGTCATCGTGGCTGGACTGGATATGGACTACAAGGGAGTTCCCTTCGGTCCGATTCCTGCGCTCTGTGCCATCGCCGACGAGGTGACCAAGGTTCATGCCATCTGCGTAAAGTGCGGATCGGTTGCCTATGTGAGCCACCGGTTGATCAATAACGACAAACGGGTGCTTCTGGGCGAGAAAGATGAATACGAGCCGCTCTGCAGAGAATGCTACCAGAAAGCGATTCTTAACGAAAAATTATAACAAAAGGAACAGTTATGGGAAAGGAGATTACATTTGATAAATTTATAAGATGGGCGGGGGTTACCCTCATCGTACTGGCCGTGCTCTACATGACCAATTATCTGAGCAGCGTACTGCTGCCATTCTTCATTGCATGGTTTTTCGCTTACCTGCTCTATCCGGTCGTGAAGTTTATCGAAAACAAACTCCACATCAAAATACGTGCGCTGTCTATCCTCATCGCCATGGGAACGGCTATCGCTGTTATAGGAGGCGTGCTGTGGCTCATCATCCCTCCGATGATTGACCAGTTTGACAAACTCGGTGAAGTGTTGACACGATGGCTGCATCAGACGACTCATACCAACAACCTGACGGCGCTGATCAAAGACTGGCTGCAGACCAACCAGGAGCAGATAGAGCATTTTCTGAAAAGCAAGGACTTCAGCGATGCCATCAAGGCCACCATGCCTAAGGTCTTCTCGGTAGTCAGCCAGACGGCAACGGTACTGATGAGTATCGTAGCATCGATGATTACCTTATTATATATGTTCTTCATCCTGCTCGATTACGAGACGCTGACAGCCAACTGGGTGAGAATCTTCCCTAAGAAGAACCGTCCGTTCTGGAGTGTGCTGATGAAGGATGTGGAGCGCGAGCTCAACAATTATATCCGTGGTCAGGGACTGGTAGCGCTCTGTATGGGCATCATGTTCTGCATCGGTTTTACCATCATCGGTTTCCCGATGGCGATAGGTCTGGGCATTCTCATCGGCATCATGGATCTGGTTCCGTATCTCCATACCTTCGCCCTCATCCCTACGGCATTCCTTGCCATGCTGAAGGCTGCCGACACAGGTCAGAACTTCTGGCTGGTATTCGGTCTCGCTTTTTTGGTGTTCTGTGTGGTACAGATCATCACCGACATGGTAGTTACCCCGAAGATTATGGGTAAGGCGATGGGATTGAACCCAGCCATTCTCCTCTTGAGTCTCTCGGTTTGGGGTGCACTTCTGGGCTTCCTGGGATTGATTGTAGCCCTTCCGCTCACAACGCTCATCATAGCCTACTGGCAGCGGTATGTAACGAAGGAGAAGCCGCAATATCATGAAGAAACGGGCGAAAATGTCCCGATTTCGGATAAAAATGAAGAAAATCAGTAAAAATATGGCAAAATATTTGGTTATTTCAGATTTTTGCCGTACCTTTGCAATCGCTTTTGAAACATAAAGCAGAAGATTGACTCGCTAGCTCAGCTGGTAGAGCACAACACTTTTAATGTTGGGGTCATGGGTTCGAGCCCCATGCGAGTCACAGATCTTCAAGGAAAAGGCTTTCCATTACGGAAAGCCTTTTTTTGTTATATCCTATTACTAGATACTGCAGAAATTCCTTTTTAAAACATTTCAGCCTTAGCCTCTACCTTCTTCTCAACATCATCCGGAAGCTGAGGGAAGAAATCATAGCCGGTGATACGCTCCACTTCATCTACAGAATTTACGAATTCAGTCTTCTTTCTGCCTTTCTGCGACTGGTTACGGCAGATAAAGCCGATGGCTTGCGGATTCTTGCCCGTATGAAGAACCACCTTGAAGAAGGCATCAGGCACTACCACCTTGTTCTTACCCAACTTGCGATGCTCCTTATTCAGAAATATCGGTCCGCAGACAATATAAACCTTACCATACTGCTTCGCCCAGTTGCGGCACTGTTGCTCTATCGTGTTCCATACCCCCGCATTCAGACTGTGGTTCTGCGGACACATATTGGTCATCAGGAAACATTCATCCATCGCCTGCCGACTCCATTTGTTGTCACCAGCCGGACACATGTGTCCCCTGTCCAATCCACTGTTATAATAATCCGCCAAAGTACCCACGGGTGCCGGCATCTCCTCATCATCAGCAAACTTACCGCGCGGCAACTTACCAGATGCATGCTCCCCCGTCAGCGCCCAGGCTACCCAATTCGGCTGTCGCGTATCATGATTATAAGATACCGTATAAGCCAGCCGATGCTTGATGGTCTCAGATACCTTAACCTTAGATACCGGAATCTCCAGGCCCTGCGCCTCCAGATTCGCACGCTCTCCAGCAGTTTCCTGCTTATTCTCTGCAGACGATTCATCGCCCGCAGCATCAGCAGTCTCCAGCTTATTCTCCTTTACAACAAGTGCCTGATCTTCTGTTGCCAGCGAAGAAACCTTCGGCAAGACAGAAAACGCCACTACTGCGGCTATCGCCAACAGCCAAATCTTAAATGTACCTACTTTCTTTTTCATATCAGATTCATCATTAATTCATTTTCCATGAGACTCAGAGTCTACACTGTTCATTCCGCTTTTAGGTGAATAATCCCTAAAATCTCCACAAAAGTAGTATTTTTATGCGAAAAAGAGAAAGAAAAACATAAATTTCTTGCGTAATTCAAAATAAAACACTAACTTTGCATCGCTATGTAGGACAAACCTAGACTTAACACAGTAAAAAGCTCAAAAAACTAAGAACTGAAAGTCAGAGGTTACGATACATTGGCAAAAGTGCTCTATGAAATGGACAAGTGATGAACATTAACAGGAATTAACTAAAAGTGATGCAAGTTTCCCGCCTTTTCTTGTTTTATACAAGGACTGAAGAGCCTCGGGCAACCATATCGGGGGACATTTAGGCTGAGAAATATGAGAAAAATAAGAATCAAAACATAATAGCAAAATGAAAAAAATCAAATTATTCTCAATTGTAGCTGCCTTCGTTGCAGCTTTCGCATTCACTTCTTGTAATACAGGCGATGATAACAACAGCTATTATCAGCCGCTCACACAAGCAGAAAAGCAGAACTGCTATTCCAAGACAGCAGGTAGCCGCATGCGCAAACTCGCTTATATGAGCGATGAACATGTTACAGCAAAAGACGGAAAAAAGGAATATTACGACACATTAGATGTCGTTACATCTATCCACGGAGAAGGCAAAGATACTGTAATGACTGTTAACAACTTCCCTGTAAAGGTCTTCGCCCGTTATATTCCTGAAAATGCTGACACGAAAGAACTGAAGGAAGCATTGAAGAAATATGAGATGCCGGTTAGCTTCAAGAGTGTTGTATATTACTATACAGTGACACCAATTATCCAGTTCATGCTCTACCCAGATGCTATTTCTGTAAATTTGGAATATGGTGGTGCTAAACATAAGGTTAAGTTCTATTGCTATTCTAGCGGAAACAGCCGATATACTTTCGGACAAGTTACCAAGGATAAAAGCAAGGTTGAAGCTTATTTGGTTGTTTATGGTTACGAAGTTGATCCAAAGGATGAGAAGAAACCAAATCCTACAGCATTCAACTTTAATATGGCAGGAACCCAGTTGTCAAATGGAACACAGATTAAGTTCTTCGAGCCATAAAGCTCAGAGCAAAAGAAATAAAGAAGTAAGAAACTTACACTTACAAATATATATATATGTTAATACTCTCTTAAAAATTAAACAAAAAAAGAAAACTATTAGAGGCGCAGTCTTCGTGAGAAGGTTGCGCCTTGTTGCATATATACAAAGAACGCTTTTATTACTCATGAAAGTTCAGTTGAAAATCTTGCGAAACACTTTATTATTTGTTTTTATTAACTGAGTCCACTTAAAAAAGTCCCGAATCATATTTTTTGTCTTTGTAACTTATTGACAACCAATGGTACGTTTCGTAAAAATGACTTTTTCAAGTGGGCTCATCTATATGATTATGATTGAAATGCGGAAACGCAAGAGAATGTTAAAACTTATATATAGGCAAAACCTTGACCTTATATCCATTTTTCTCAATTACCCTTTCCTCATTCATCGTGACAATAATCAGATTGGAGCATTTGAGTTCTCCCGCACATTCTATGATGCTATCTATCTCCCGCTTGAGTGTTCGTTCGGAAGAGAGGTCATAACATACTTGTATAAGACTTTCTACATGAGCACCCTGTCTTGTAACAAAATCAGTTTCCTTGTCATTACGGGAGCGATAATAGAAAAGCGATGTTTCTGCATGATATCCCCTACGAACCAACTCGATAAAAACCTGATTCTCCAATAACCTGCCTAAGTTCTCACTCACACTAAAAGCCTTGGCTTCTACAAAACCATTGTCAACCACATATACTTTCTGTGGAGCTTTCTTCATCATTTTCAACTTGTTGTTGTAACGTGGCAGATAATACAGGAGATAGGATTCTCTTAAAAATCCCATGAACTTCTTGGTGGTTGCTACGCTCGAAAATCCCAGCGCTTCTGTCAGTTCGTTGGCACTGAAAGGATTGCAGAAGTTAGAAACCAGATACATGGCCAGGTTGTTCAAATCCTCCACATTGCGTACTTTATGGCGCTTGGCAATGTCTTTCCAAATGATGGAATCGAAGAGTGTGGAGAGATAGTTTTGGGTCAGGCTTCTTGCTGCTACAGTCTCAGGATAACCACCATGGTGCAGATAGTCAGCTATAAGCGAGAGGTCGGATGCGCTATCTTTCATCTCTGATACTTCCGAAAGATTCCGGTGGTTCCAGATAAAGAATTCTGAAAGACTGAAAGGCAGCATCTCTATCTGTATATATCTGCCTGTGAGCAATGTTGCCATTTCGCTACTCAGCAATTTGGCGTTGCTTCCCGTAATGACCATGTTGATTCCCATGCGGTAAAGCTTGGAGACCCACAAATCCCAACCATCCAGATTTTGAACCTCATCGAGCAGAAGATACTCGAAGTCGGGATAAACGGCACGTAGCGTTTCCCAAACCAAATCATCGTCCCATGTACTCAGGAGTTTGCCGTCATCAAAATTCAGATAAGCAAAGTTCCTGCCTTTCAGCATCAGCAAAGCCTCTGTCGATTTGCCGGTTCTTCTAGGTCCCGTTATCAACTTGATTTGCTTGCTTGCCAACAGTTCATCCACATCATATTGGGTATGACGTGTAAGATAAGGACGGGAAAGCAGAATATCCCGTTCCTTTTTCTGGTTATTGATAATTGTTCTCATTTCTCTTCAGATGAATTGATTAAACAGGGGCAAAGATACAAAAAATATTCAATATATCATTCGTATTGAATAAAAAAGTACTGATTTTATTCAATACGATGGATAAAATGAATAAAAAACAGCAAGGGTCTATATGCCACGATGAACAGGTGGCGTATAGACCCTTGATTATATGGTGACTAAAGTTTCGCAAGTTACTTGAATATACTGACAAGGAAAAGACTTTACACCCGAAGCTTTCTGAAAGACTCCGGAAGGAGAAGTGAGAGAAACTGGAAGACTGGTGCGCCGGCGGGGGGATACCATATTGAATCATGGTTACCATGTCGCGCTCGCTGGATATTTCCAAGGATGAATTGGCACGCTACTTCACTTCATGCCTAAACTCCACCTTCCGCCTCAGGCTTGCCGAGGTACGTTTTGTGGCTTCTCTACCCGCACCTATCTGTACCGCATTTTCAAGTTAAAAGAAGGTTGTACTCCTGCCGAATGGCGGGAGAAAATGACTGAAAATGTAGCCCCAGATGATAAAAAGCAGGATTAACCATTTTTCGATAAATACCAG from the Segatella copri genome contains:
- a CDS encoding phosphatidylserine decarboxylase family protein, translated to MGQKIKKLKKIRLHREGTDQLVTGAIALVAIAAILWTTLDNKIPFWAFVVVFGTVYGIVLNFYRCPTRYLNVEDTSKLVVAPADGKIVVIEEVENAPYFGDRRLMISIFMSLWNVHANWFPVDGKVKFVKHVDGNYHKAWLPKASEENEHADVMITTPAGVDVLCRQIAGAVARRIVTYAKEGEECFIDEHLGFIKLGSRVDVYLPVGTEVCVKMGQSTTGDQTIIAKLK
- the pssA gene encoding CDP-diacylglycerol--serine O-phosphatidyltransferase, translated to MSIKKHIPNTITCCNLVSGCIATSFAFGGNPKMALLWIIIGAVFDFFDGMSARLLHVSSPIGKELDSLADDVTFGVAPATIVFSQLFVMEYPGFLEPLRPWLPYAAFIIAAFSALRLAKFNLDERQTTSFIGVPTPANALFWGSLIVFNPSWLEGYAWSVFIILALILITSYLLVCEMPLFALKFKQWGFKGNEVKYGFAALTLIILATSVALDGLTGFLTGWWLVIVAYVIISAIIYLKKK
- the pyrH gene encoding UMP kinase; translated protein: MAKFKRILLKLSGESLMGKQSFGIDPERLSDYAKQIKEVHEMGVQIGIVIGGGNIFRGLSGSQKGFDRVKGDQMGMCATVINSLALSSALGALGVKNKVLTAIRMEPIGEFYTKWKAIEAMEAGYICIFSAGTGSPYFTTDTGSSLRGIEIEADVMLKGTRVDGIYTADPEKDPTATKFKDITYDEIYTKGLKVMDLTATTMCKENNLPIYVFNMDVVGNLKKVMDGEEIGTLVHN
- a CDS encoding biotin--[acetyl-CoA-carboxylase] ligase; amino-acid sequence: MEKKIIRLQEVDSTNAFLKNLDTYDEDALTIAIADYQTSGRGQGVHTWESEPGKNLLFSMMMCPKWVPLRQQFLLSEAGALAVKDALDSYTGGITLKWPNDVYWYDKKISGTLIETVIDSKGIKRCIFGIGIDVNQTEFHSDAPNPVSLAQILGHEVDREEVLQKVIESFCKYYELLRRADYMDVSGIYHLSLYRRKGYHWYEDKDGKFEGAFVEVEDDGHLILHDKKGVIRSYAFGEIKFLVNS
- a CDS encoding YraN family protein, which gives rise to MAEHNELGKWGEDEATLYLENEGYVVIDRDWKAGKRDLDILAVSPDGKTLVVVEVKTRSGEEYQQPEEAVDARKMRNLAIAANTYVKEQKVGKELRFDIVTVVGVGHQVKRIEHLVDAFNPLLIG
- a CDS encoding nucleoside deaminase, with the protein product MEDIKNKDEAYMRRALMEAQAAFDEDEIPVGAIIVCKDRIISRAHNLTEMLTDVTAHAEMQAITSGANMLGGKYLKDCTLYVTVEPCVMCAGALGWAQISRVVYGASDEKRGYTKYAPDALHPKTTVTSGVLEDECRALMQDFFQRKR
- a CDS encoding Cbp1 family collagen-binding glycoprotein adhesin, translating into MKKLLFAACLAAFCLTSCNNGKNNTQDLANQQNDSLNSIIAQKDSEINDMMGTLNEIQDGLNQISEAEHRVTILKNSEGASKTQQLKEDVQFIATRMQQNRELLAKLQKQMANSSLQADQLKKAIANLQKQIAQKDKELQTLREELDKKDIHIAALDETINNLNTKTSRLTTESSQKTETINAQDKQLNTAWYVFGTKKELKEQHIMEDGKVMTGNFNKSYFTKVDIRNISEIKLMSKSAKLLTTHPSSSYALVRDANKQYTLRITNPQIFWSTSKYLVVLVK
- the rsmI gene encoding 16S rRNA (cytidine(1402)-2'-O)-methyltransferase; the protein is MGTLYIVPTPVGNMEDMTMRAIRILKEADLVLAEDTRTSSVLLKHFDIRNRLVAHHKFNEHGTSSAIVERLKGGETIALISDAGTPGISDPGFYLAREAAKAGITVQTLPGPTACIPAIVSSGLPCDRFCFEGFIPQKKGRQTYLESLKDEVRTMIFYESPYRVVKTLQQFAEVFGDDRQVSCCREISKLHEESVRGTLAEVIAHFEETEPRGEFVIVLAGKDPKQLKEEMKEKKREERRQKKNGARRDEDSNE
- a CDS encoding thymidine kinase translates to MTENLIGEAHRPGRIEVVCGSMFSGKTEELIRRMKRAKFAKQKVEIFKPALDTRYSEEDVVSHDQNSIRSTPIESSGSILLLASDIDVVGIDEAQFLDNGLVEVCNELANRGVRVIVAGLDMDYKGVPFGPIPALCAIADEVTKVHAICVKCGSVAYVSHRLINNDKRVLLGEKDEYEPLCRECYQKAILNEKL
- a CDS encoding AI-2E family transporter, whose protein sequence is MGKEITFDKFIRWAGVTLIVLAVLYMTNYLSSVLLPFFIAWFFAYLLYPVVKFIENKLHIKIRALSILIAMGTAIAVIGGVLWLIIPPMIDQFDKLGEVLTRWLHQTTHTNNLTALIKDWLQTNQEQIEHFLKSKDFSDAIKATMPKVFSVVSQTATVLMSIVASMITLLYMFFILLDYETLTANWVRIFPKKNRPFWSVLMKDVERELNNYIRGQGLVALCMGIMFCIGFTIIGFPMAIGLGILIGIMDLVPYLHTFALIPTAFLAMLKAADTGQNFWLVFGLAFLVFCVVQIITDMVVTPKIMGKAMGLNPAILLLSLSVWGALLGFLGLIVALPLTTLIIAYWQRYVTKEKPQYHEETGENVPISDKNEENQ
- a CDS encoding DNA/RNA non-specific endonuclease; this encodes MKKKVGTFKIWLLAIAAVVAFSVLPKVSSLATEDQALVVKENKLETADAAGDESSAENKQETAGERANLEAQGLEIPVSKVKVSETIKHRLAYTVSYNHDTRQPNWVAWALTGEHASGKLPRGKFADDEEMPAPVGTLADYYNSGLDRGHMCPAGDNKWSRQAMDECFLMTNMCPQNHSLNAGVWNTIEQQCRNWAKQYGKVYIVCGPIFLNKEHRKLGKNKVVVPDAFFKVVLHTGKNPQAIGFICRNQSQKGRKKTEFVNSVDEVERITGYDFFPQLPDDVEKKVEAKAEMF
- a CDS encoding DUF4840 domain-containing protein → MKKIKLFSIVAAFVAAFAFTSCNTGDDNNSYYQPLTQAEKQNCYSKTAGSRMRKLAYMSDEHVTAKDGKKEYYDTLDVVTSIHGEGKDTVMTVNNFPVKVFARYIPENADTKELKEALKKYEMPVSFKSVVYYYTVTPIIQFMLYPDAISVNLEYGGAKHKVKFYCYSSGNSRYTFGQVTKDKSKVEAYLVVYGYEVDPKDEKKPNPTAFNFNMAGTQLSNGTQIKFFEP
- a CDS encoding ATP-binding protein, whose protein sequence is MRTIINNQKKERDILLSRPYLTRHTQYDVDELLASKQIKLITGPRRTGKSTEALLMLKGRNFAYLNFDDGKLLSTWDDDLVWETLRAVYPDFEYLLLDEVQNLDGWDLWVSKLYRMGINMVITGSNAKLLSSEMATLLTGRYIQIEMLPFSLSEFFIWNHRNLSEVSEMKDSASDLSLIADYLHHGGYPETVAARSLTQNYLSTLFDSIIWKDIAKRHKVRNVEDLNNLAMYLVSNFCNPFSANELTEALGFSSVATTKKFMGFLRESYLLYYLPRYNNKLKMMKKAPQKVYVVDNGFVEAKAFSVSENLGRLLENQVFIELVRRGYHAETSLFYYRSRNDKETDFVTRQGAHVESLIQVCYDLSSERTLKREIDSIIECAGELKCSNLIIVTMNEERVIEKNGYKVKVLPIYKF